A single window of Sphingobacteriales bacterium DNA harbors:
- a CDS encoding VWA domain-containing protein: MLQFAQIKFLYLLCLIPISFAIYFYWHSKKEKLLKNLADKRIINTLLPERSVQRTHLKFALYLITLLCFILALAQPQLGTKEEKIKRKGIDIVIALDLSRSMLAQDIAPNRLQKSKLLIQELLKNLDGDRVGLVIFAGAAYTQMPLTVDYSSMLLYLKSLNTNSVPTQGTAIAEAFNQSAALFDEKQRKYKAIILITDGEDHQEDAIDAAQNLATDGVRIFTIGAGTKTGAKIPISNQQNTVTYKKDAEGNDIVTKLNEDILQALAKAGNGNYYNLDNSKLVAKLLSKDIAKIETKTINDKVFTNFVEQYQYFLVLGLLVLFINIFIPYKKR; encoded by the coding sequence ATGCTACAGTTTGCCCAAATAAAATTTCTATATCTACTTTGCTTAATTCCAATAAGCTTTGCAATATATTTCTATTGGCATTCCAAAAAAGAAAAACTACTAAAAAACTTAGCAGATAAAAGAATAATAAATACGTTGTTGCCAGAAAGAAGTGTGCAACGTACACACCTAAAATTTGCATTATATCTAATTACATTATTATGTTTTATTCTAGCATTGGCGCAACCTCAATTAGGCACAAAAGAAGAAAAAATAAAACGCAAAGGTATTGATATAGTTATTGCATTGGATTTATCAAGAAGTATGTTAGCTCAAGATATTGCGCCCAATCGTCTACAAAAATCAAAATTACTAATTCAAGAATTATTAAAAAATTTAGATGGAGACAGAGTTGGACTTGTCATATTTGCTGGTGCTGCATACACACAAATGCCATTGACAGTTGATTACTCATCTATGTTGTTGTATTTAAAATCGTTAAATACAAATAGCGTACCTACACAAGGTACAGCAATAGCTGAGGCATTCAACCAATCTGCTGCATTGTTTGATGAAAAACAAAGAAAATACAAAGCAATTATTTTAATCACAGATGGAGAAGACCATCAAGAAGATGCAATAGATGCTGCGCAAAACTTAGCTACTGATGGTGTGAGAATTTTCACAATTGGCGCAGGAACTAAAACTGGTGCAAAAATCCCAATTTCCAATCAGCAAAATACTGTTACATACAAAAAAGATGCAGAAGGCAATGATATTGTAACTAAACTAAACGAAGATATTTTGCAAGCTTTGGCAAAAGCTGGAAATGGAAATTATTACAATTTAGACAACTCAAAATTGGTGGCTAAACTTTTATCAAAAGATATTGCCAAAATAGAAACTAAAACCATTAATGATAAAGTATTTACTAATTTCGTTGAACAATATCAATATTTTTTGGTTTTAGGTTTATTGGTACTTTTTATTAATATATTTATACCATACAAAAAAAGATGA
- a CDS encoding VWA domain-containing protein, producing MGNLLTYQFAQPQYFILLLLVPFMIYWYFFRKKNHFASFYVPNIDAKLFHQQSLKTKLNYFLPILKILSVIFAIIALARPQSSLSDKEINSEGIDIVLSLDISGSMLARDFKPDRLEAAKKISMQFIQERKNDRIGLVVFSGESFTQCPITIDHQILLNLFKNIKSGMVEDGTAIGMGLATAVARLKDSQSKSKVIILMTDGINNMGYIDPESAIKIAQSYGIRVYTIGVGKNGTAPYPVKDQKGNTFYQNFPVEIDEVLLKKIAQQTGGVYYRATNNNKLRDVYDAINKLEKSKIKIANYNMKAERFHFFLFIALFCLALEFILRNTYLKTIVN from the coding sequence ATGGGTAATTTACTAACATATCAATTTGCGCAACCACAGTATTTTATTTTACTGTTGCTTGTTCCATTTATGATATATTGGTATTTCTTTAGAAAAAAGAACCATTTTGCAAGTTTTTATGTACCCAATATTGATGCAAAATTATTCCATCAACAATCATTAAAAACTAAACTCAATTATTTTTTACCAATTCTAAAAATATTGTCTGTAATATTTGCCATTATTGCTTTAGCAAGACCACAAAGTAGCTTATCAGACAAAGAAATAAATTCTGAAGGTATTGATATTGTATTGTCATTAGACATATCAGGAAGTATGCTTGCGAGAGATTTTAAGCCTGATAGATTGGAAGCAGCCAAAAAAATCTCTATGCAATTTATTCAAGAAAGAAAAAATGACAGAATAGGTTTGGTTGTATTCTCAGGAGAAAGTTTTACGCAATGTCCAATAACGATTGACCATCAAATATTGCTCAATTTATTTAAAAATATAAAAAGTGGCATGGTAGAAGATGGCACAGCAATAGGCATGGGCTTAGCTACAGCAGTTGCACGACTAAAAGATAGTCAATCAAAATCAAAAGTTATTATTTTAATGACTGATGGCATCAACAACATGGGTTACATAGATCCAGAAAGTGCCATAAAAATTGCACAAAGTTATGGCATTAGAGTATATACAATTGGCGTTGGCAAAAATGGTACTGCTCCATATCCAGTAAAAGACCAAAAAGGAAATACTTTCTATCAAAATTTTCCTGTGGAAATAGATGAAGTATTGCTCAAAAAAATAGCACAGCAAACTGGTGGTGTATATTATAGAGCAACAAACAACAACAAACTTAGAGATGTATATGATGCAATTAATAAATTAGAAAAATCTAAAATAAAAATTGCCAACTACAATATGAAAGCAGAAAGATTTCATTTCTTTTTATTCATAGCATTGTTTTGCCTAGCACTTGAATTTATATTGAGAAACACTTATCTAAAAACCATTGTAAATTAA
- a CDS encoding DUF58 domain-containing protein, which yields METSELLKKVRKIEIKTKGLSNHIFSGEYHSKFKGRGMSFSEVREYQYGDDIRNIDWNVTARFQTPYVKVFEEERELTVMLLVDVSQSTFIGTLNQTKREMIAELCAIIAFSAINNNDKVGLAFFTNKTELFLPPKKGKQQILRIIRELLQYSSENKTTDIANTLEGFNNKMKKKAIVFVLSDFLNDGYFEQLSHLAKKHDVIGIKINDTLDEQIPNVGLIQIYDVEKQTHIWIDSNDKSWAATYQQSYQDLQKYFEQSFGRAGADKLILKSNQPYVSALMNFFKKR from the coding sequence TTGGAAACATCTGAATTACTAAAGAAAGTTAGAAAAATTGAAATCAAAACAAAAGGTTTGAGCAATCATATTTTTTCTGGTGAGTATCATAGTAAATTCAAAGGCAGAGGAATGTCTTTTTCAGAAGTTAGAGAATATCAATATGGTGATGATATTAGAAATATTGATTGGAATGTGACTGCAAGATTCCAAACACCATATGTGAAAGTATTTGAAGAAGAAAGAGAACTTACTGTAATGCTTTTGGTTGACGTAAGTCAATCAACTTTTATAGGCACACTCAATCAAACAAAAAGAGAGATGATTGCTGAATTGTGTGCCATTATCGCATTTTCGGCTATCAATAACAATGATAAGGTTGGATTAGCATTCTTCACCAATAAAACAGAATTATTTCTTCCACCAAAAAAAGGCAAGCAACAAATACTAAGAATTATTAGAGAATTATTGCAATATTCTTCTGAAAACAAAACCACAGACATTGCAAATACATTAGAAGGATTTAATAATAAGATGAAGAAAAAGGCAATAGTATTTGTGCTTTCAGATTTCTTAAATGATGGATATTTTGAACAACTATCGCATTTGGCAAAAAAACATGATGTGATTGGAATAAAAATAAATGACACACTAGATGAGCAAATACCAAATGTTGGTCTAATTCAAATCTATGATGTAGAAAAACAAACACATATTTGGATAGATAGTAATGACAAATCTTGGGCAGCCACATACCAACAATCTTATCAAGATTTACAAAAATATTTTGAGCAAAGTTTTGGAAGAGCTGGCGCAGATAAACTAATACTTAAAAGCAATCAACCATATGTTAGTGCATTAATGAATTTCTTTAAAAAAAGATAA
- a CDS encoding MoxR family ATPase, producing the protein MESIDIKALNEKIQQDSIFLDLLNSEVSKSIIGQKYMIERLLIGLLTQGHILLEGVPGLAKTLAIKSLSDAISTQFSRIQFTPDLLPADILGTMIYNQAKGNFEVRKGPIFSNFILADEINRAPAKVQSALLQAMQEKSVTIGDHVYKLEEPFLVMATQNPIEQEGTYNLPEAQVDRFMLKVKIGYPEFEEERQIIRQNVQGSSPKIMPVIKPEEILRARETVRAVYMDEKIEKYILDIVFATRNPANYKLDNLQNLISYGASPRASISMAMAAKAYAFIKKRGYVIPEDIRAICTDVLRHRIGITYEAEAENIFQEDIIQTIINKVEVP; encoded by the coding sequence ATGGAATCTATCGACATTAAAGCATTAAATGAAAAAATTCAGCAAGACAGCATTTTCCTTGATTTGCTAAATTCTGAAGTATCCAAATCTATCATAGGACAAAAATATATGATAGAAAGATTACTGATTGGATTGCTAACACAAGGGCATATTTTGCTAGAAGGCGTACCTGGACTTGCAAAAACCTTAGCTATAAAATCATTGTCTGATGCAATTAGCACACAATTTAGTCGTATACAATTTACACCAGATTTGTTGCCAGCAGACATTTTAGGCACCATGATTTACAACCAAGCAAAAGGAAATTTTGAAGTAAGAAAAGGCCCAATTTTTTCAAACTTCATCTTAGCTGACGAAATCAATAGAGCACCAGCAAAAGTACAAAGTGCTTTACTGCAAGCAATGCAAGAAAAATCTGTAACAATTGGCGATCATGTATATAAACTTGAAGAACCATTTTTAGTAATGGCAACACAAAATCCAATTGAACAAGAAGGTACTTACAATTTGCCTGAAGCACAAGTAGACAGATTTATGCTAAAAGTAAAAATTGGCTATCCAGAATTTGAGGAAGAAAGACAAATCATTAGACAAAATGTACAAGGCAGCTCACCTAAGATAATGCCAGTAATAAAACCAGAAGAAATACTAAGAGCTAGAGAAACTGTGCGTGCTGTGTACATGGACGAAAAAATAGAAAAATATATTTTAGATATTGTTTTTGCAACAAGAAATCCGGCAAACTATAAATTAGACAATCTACAAAATCTTATCAGCTATGGTGCTTCGCCACGTGCAAGTATAAGTATGGCTATGGCTGCAAAAGCATACGCATTCATAAAAAAACGTGGTTATGTAATTCCAGAAGACATTCGTGCTATTTGCACTGATGTACTAAGACACAGAATAGGCATTACCTATGAAGCAGAAGCTGAAAATATTTTCCAAGAAGATATTATACAAACAATTATCAACAAAGTAGAAGTGCCTTAA
- the trxA gene encoding thioredoxin, whose protein sequence is MAKELTNENFNASIIENSGVALVDFWAEWCGPCKLIGPVIEELSTEYDGKATIGKLNVDDNRDVAAQYGIMSIPTLLFFKGGELVDKHVGLASKSDLKKKLDSLIA, encoded by the coding sequence ATGGCAAAAGAATTAACAAACGAGAACTTTAACGCATCAATTATAGAAAATAGTGGTGTAGCATTGGTAGATTTTTGGGCTGAATGGTGTGGACCATGTAAACTAATTGGACCAGTAATCGAAGAATTATCAACAGAATATGATGGAAAGGCAACCATAGGAAAATTGAACGTGGATGACAACAGAGATGTTGCAGCTCAATATGGCATCATGAGTATCCCAACTTTATTATTTTTTAAAGGTGGTGAGTTAGTAGACAAACATGTTGGTTTAGCATCAAAATCAGACCTAAAAAAGAAATTAGATAGCTTAATAGCTTAA
- a CDS encoding DUF721 domain-containing protein — protein sequence MKTGNFSTLKDILDDMIQEMRIGSKLNEIKVKKIWYEQMQGIIAKHTKRIVLSNRKLYVQIDSAVIKQELFMAREKICQIINDKMGEKIIEEVIIN from the coding sequence TTGAAAACAGGAAATTTTAGCACATTGAAAGATATTTTGGATGACATGATCCAAGAGATGAGAATTGGAAGCAAGCTCAATGAGATAAAAGTGAAAAAAATTTGGTACGAACAAATGCAAGGCATCATAGCCAAACACACCAAAAGAATTGTTTTAAGCAACAGAAAATTATATGTACAAATTGACTCAGCAGTCATAAAACAAGAGTTATTTATGGCAAGAGAGAAAATATGTCAGATAATCAATGACAAAATGGGCGAAAAAATAATTGAAGAAGTAATTATTAACTAA
- a CDS encoding DNA replication/repair protein RecF: MLSFTQHISKIVIENFKQYHQCAFDLHQKLNIITGKNGVGKTNLLDAIYYSCFLKSNFSSSDLLVYHFSHQAIQLNTYINIDEKIDRIKINNLKDQKKQISLNDIQIDRQTEIASRYPIIFIEPNDQEIILGTAEIRRKLIDATLSLSNPAHLTKSTEYQRIIKQKNSLLKLLQTQTRIDEALLDIYNQQLITLNTYIFENRSHFLEQFNTIFKQYHKNIFDGEENVFIQYESKFINQDIKAFLIGKKQEEINAQKTLYGIHTDDITFNLNDYPAKKIASQGQQKTIVLATKLAQYEYIKLKTQKKPILFLDDIFDKLDMERIKSLLSLVYQDNFGQIFITYTDANRILSILEQLKINDYKHIVL; the protein is encoded by the coding sequence ATGCTCTCCTTCACACAACATATTTCTAAAATAGTAATTGAGAATTTCAAACAGTACCACCAATGTGCTTTTGACTTGCATCAGAAACTAAATATCATTACTGGGAAAAATGGTGTTGGAAAGACTAATTTACTAGATGCCATCTATTATTCTTGTTTTTTAAAAAGTAATTTTAGCTCATCAGATTTGTTGGTTTATCATTTTTCACATCAGGCTATCCAGCTAAATACATATATTAATATAGATGAAAAAATTGATAGAATTAAAATCAATAATCTAAAAGATCAAAAAAAGCAAATTTCATTAAATGACATTCAGATTGATAGACAAACAGAAATTGCAAGTAGGTATCCAATTATTTTTATTGAGCCAAACGACCAAGAAATAATATTAGGCACTGCAGAAATAAGACGTAAATTAATAGATGCAACACTTTCTTTGAGTAATCCAGCACATCTTACAAAATCAACTGAATACCAAAGAATTATAAAACAAAAGAACTCATTATTAAAATTATTACAAACGCAAACACGTATTGACGAAGCTTTATTAGATATTTATAATCAACAACTTATTACACTCAATACTTATATTTTTGAAAATAGAAGTCATTTTTTAGAACAATTTAATACCATTTTTAAGCAATACCATAAAAATATTTTTGATGGTGAAGAAAATGTGTTTATACAATATGAATCAAAGTTTATCAATCAAGATATTAAAGCATTTTTAATTGGAAAGAAACAAGAAGAGATAAATGCTCAGAAAACATTATATGGCATTCATACTGATGATATTACATTCAATCTAAACGATTATCCTGCTAAAAAAATTGCTTCGCAAGGACAGCAAAAAACCATTGTGCTTGCAACAAAACTTGCACAATACGAATACATTAAGCTAAAAACACAAAAAAAACCAATTCTATTTTTAGATGATATCTTTGACAAATTAGATATGGAAAGAATAAAATCATTATTAAGCTTGGTTTATCAAGATAATTTTGGACAAATATTTATTACCTACACTGATGCGAACAGAATATTGAGTATCTTAGAGCAACTGAAAATAAATGATTACAAACATATAGTACTATAA
- a CDS encoding tetratricopeptide repeat protein has product MSTQKSHKEPTEQINDFLDNLNHYFEQYKHIILGSSAAIVILFAGAFIYKNYIKGPKEEKAKDAIYMAQYLFAQDSFALALKGSGNVKGFESIVKDFGGTAAGNSARFYAGVCNLNLGKFAEAEKYLEDFKTDDPILSARKYGCLGDAYAEQKQMEKAIDNYKKAIEIDNELTAPTYMYRAALALDITGKKDEALALYQKLNKDYPNSQEGQAAELAIGKLEQEVK; this is encoded by the coding sequence ATGTCTACGCAAAAAAGTCATAAAGAACCTACAGAACAAATCAATGATTTTTTGGATAATCTAAATCATTACTTTGAGCAATATAAACATATAATATTAGGAAGTTCAGCTGCAATTGTTATACTATTTGCTGGTGCTTTTATCTATAAAAATTATATTAAAGGACCAAAAGAAGAAAAAGCAAAAGATGCTATCTATATGGCACAATACTTATTTGCACAAGATTCTTTTGCATTAGCACTAAAAGGTTCTGGCAATGTAAAAGGTTTTGAAAGCATAGTAAAAGATTTTGGTGGCACAGCTGCAGGAAATTCAGCAAGATTTTATGCAGGCGTTTGTAATTTAAATTTAGGAAAATTTGCAGAAGCTGAGAAATATCTTGAAGATTTTAAAACAGATGATCCAATATTAAGCGCAAGAAAATATGGTTGCTTAGGTGATGCTTATGCAGAGCAAAAACAAATGGAAAAAGCAATTGACAATTATAAAAAAGCAATTGAAATTGATAATGAATTAACAGCACCTACATATATGTATCGTGCAGCATTAGCATTAGATATTACAGGAAAAAAAGACGAAGCACTTGCTTTGTACCAAAAATTGAATAAAGATTATCCAAATTCTCAAGAAGGACAAGCAGCTGAATTAGCTATTGGAAAATTAGAGCAAGAAGTAAAATAA
- a CDS encoding 6,7-dimethyl-8-ribityllumazine synthase has product MASALQNLSNYDVEKVPSGKGKKVGIAVSEWNKQITFSLLKACVETLLEFEVDIQDIDIRFVPGTFELPYAAKQLATKGQDAVICIGCVIKGETDHDVYINSSVAHALQQLNLQYNMPFIFGVLTPNTEVQALDRAGGKHGNKGTEAAITALKMMN; this is encoded by the coding sequence ATGGCATCAGCATTACAAAATTTATCCAACTATGATGTAGAAAAAGTTCCTTCAGGAAAAGGAAAAAAAGTTGGCATTGCTGTGTCTGAGTGGAACAAACAAATTACTTTCAGCTTATTAAAAGCATGTGTAGAAACTTTATTGGAATTTGAAGTTGATATACAAGATATTGATATTCGTTTTGTGCCTGGAACATTTGAGTTGCCTTATGCAGCAAAACAGTTGGCAACAAAAGGACAAGATGCTGTAATATGTATAGGTTGCGTTATCAAAGGAGAAACTGACCATGATGTATATATTAATAGCTCAGTAGCACATGCACTACAACAATTAAATTTGCAATATAATATGCCATTTATTTTTGGCGTACTTACACCAAATACAGAAGTTCAAGCATTAGACAGAGCTGGTGGCAAACATGGAAATAAAGGAACAGAAGCTGCCATCACAGCATTAAAAATGATGAATTAA
- a CDS encoding IS256 family transposase produces MIDKEKLLNDKEFYKSFKNGTELSSFFKTMHKRAVEHMLEAELDEHLDNEKHQTSTSGNYRNGHGTKKIKTSFGEDIIKVPRDREGSFDPILVPKRHNIIDGLENIIISFYAKGMSVSDIEEQIKEMYDFDISTSTISRITNAISSEVVNWQNRPLDSLYLIVWMDGIVFKVRENSKVINKTIYLAVGLNREGKKEVLGMWLGKSESSSFWMSVLTDLKARGVDDILITATDNLNGFTQTIRSVFPQSQTQICVVHQIRNACKYVVWKDRKEFTADMKHIYTAPNKQAAQQALNDFAQKWESKYAYAIKSWKDNWDELTVFFDFPLEIRKIIYTTNLIENLNGKIRKYTNNKMSFPTDDAVLKSVFLALREATKKWSMPIQNWGLILNQFIIIFEHRIKI; encoded by the coding sequence ATGATTGACAAAGAAAAATTATTAAACGACAAGGAATTTTACAAATCCTTTAAGAATGGAACAGAACTAAGTTCATTCTTTAAAACAATGCACAAACGAGCTGTAGAACATATGCTCGAAGCAGAATTAGATGAGCATTTGGATAATGAGAAACATCAAACAAGCACATCTGGAAATTACCGCAACGGTCATGGAACAAAGAAGATAAAAACTTCTTTTGGAGAAGATATTATCAAAGTTCCTAGAGATAGAGAAGGTAGCTTTGATCCAATTCTAGTACCCAAACGGCATAATATCATTGATGGATTAGAAAATATAATTATCTCTTTTTATGCCAAAGGAATGAGTGTTAGTGATATTGAAGAACAAATTAAGGAAATGTATGATTTTGACATTTCAACATCTACCATATCACGTATAACCAATGCTATATCGTCAGAAGTAGTGAATTGGCAAAACCGACCATTGGATAGTTTATATCTTATTGTTTGGATGGATGGTATTGTATTTAAAGTCAGAGAGAACTCCAAAGTAATCAATAAAACCATCTATTTAGCAGTAGGATTGAACCGAGAAGGTAAGAAAGAAGTGCTTGGTATGTGGCTGGGTAAGAGTGAGAGTAGTAGCTTTTGGATGAGTGTATTGACAGACCTAAAAGCTCGTGGTGTAGATGATATCTTAATTACAGCCACAGATAATCTTAATGGATTTACGCAAACTATACGCAGTGTTTTCCCACAGTCACAAACCCAAATATGTGTGGTGCATCAGATTAGAAATGCTTGTAAATATGTTGTTTGGAAAGATAGAAAGGAGTTTACTGCCGATATGAAGCATATTTATACAGCACCCAATAAACAAGCTGCACAGCAAGCACTAAATGATTTTGCCCAGAAATGGGAAAGTAAATATGCCTATGCTATCAAATCATGGAAAGATAACTGGGATGAATTAACTGTATTTTTTGATTTTCCTTTAGAAATCCGTAAAATCATTTATACCACGAATTTAATTGAAAACCTGAATGGGAAAATCAGAAAATATACCAATAATAAGATGTCCTTTCCAACAGATGATGCAGTATTAAAATCTGTATTTTTAGCCCTAAGAGAAGCAACGAAAAAGTGGTCAATGCCAATTCAAAACTGGGGACTTATTTTAAACCAATTTATCATTATATTTGAACACAGAATTAAAATCTAA
- a CDS encoding Do family serine endopeptidase — MKKYIPFFLIALIVSILTLAINNKFLGKTTIIRENNQNGNFKFASINGPQDAFVQAAKISTPAVVHINTEVKVSRKNQQQMDPFWQFFGMPFDQGQMPDQLQQGAGSGVIISNDGYIVTNNHVIENADKITVNLDDNRTFTARLIGTDPSTDLAVIKIEANNLSFLSFANSDNVEVGQWVLAVGNPFNLASTVTAGIVSAKARNINILREKAGNLAIESFIQTDAAVNPGNSGGALVDLSGNLIGINSAIATPTGSYAGYSFAIPSNLAKKVVKDILDFGIVQRGFLGVNIREVDDELAKDLNLKQIKGAYITDIVKGSAAEDAGLKSGDVITKIENLEIKNTADLTEHVARYRPGDKIVVDFIRKGETLQKDVVLKSKDNKTSLLSKSDVEKSSGNILNDLGIEITELTSLQAKKLGIGGGVIINKVTDGIVKQNTNLKEGFIVFAINNKYIKSKDDFEQIIKESKGGGVLLQGRYENSNGIQYYAFGY; from the coding sequence ATGAAAAAGTATATCCCATTTTTTTTAATCGCATTAATAGTTTCTATATTGACATTAGCTATTAACAACAAGTTTCTTGGAAAGACAACTATAATCAGAGAAAACAACCAAAACGGTAATTTTAAATTTGCTAGTATTAATGGCCCACAAGATGCTTTTGTACAGGCAGCAAAAATAAGTACGCCTGCGGTAGTTCACATCAACACAGAAGTGAAGGTTAGTAGAAAGAACCAACAACAAATGGATCCATTTTGGCAATTTTTTGGAATGCCATTTGACCAAGGACAAATGCCTGACCAATTACAACAAGGCGCTGGCTCTGGTGTAATTATCTCAAACGATGGATATATTGTAACCAACAATCACGTAATTGAGAATGCTGATAAGATAACTGTAAACTTAGATGACAACAGAACATTTACTGCGAGGCTAATTGGTACTGACCCATCTACAGATTTGGCAGTGATAAAAATTGAAGCAAACAATTTAAGTTTTCTATCTTTTGCAAACTCAGATAATGTTGAAGTTGGACAATGGGTATTAGCTGTTGGTAATCCATTCAATTTAGCATCAACAGTTACAGCAGGTATTGTGAGCGCAAAGGCACGTAACATCAATATTTTAAGAGAAAAAGCTGGCAATTTAGCCATAGAATCTTTTATTCAAACTGATGCTGCTGTAAATCCAGGAAATAGCGGTGGTGCATTAGTTGATTTGAGTGGAAATTTAATAGGAATTAATTCAGCCATTGCTACGCCAACTGGAAGTTATGCTGGATATTCTTTTGCAATTCCATCAAATCTTGCAAAAAAAGTAGTTAAAGATATCTTAGATTTTGGCATTGTTCAGCGTGGATTTTTGGGTGTAAATATTAGAGAAGTAGATGATGAACTAGCAAAAGATTTGAATTTAAAACAAATTAAAGGTGCGTACATCACAGATATTGTAAAAGGAAGTGCCGCAGAAGATGCTGGATTGAAGAGTGGTGATGTAATTACTAAAATTGAGAATTTAGAAATTAAAAACACTGCAGACCTTACTGAACATGTAGCAAGATATAGACCTGGAGACAAAATTGTTGTAGATTTTATAAGAAAAGGTGAAACATTACAAAAAGATGTTGTATTAAAATCTAAAGACAATAAAACATCATTATTGTCAAAAAGTGATGTAGAGAAATCTAGTGGAAATATTTTGAATGACTTAGGTATTGAAATAACTGAATTAACTTCATTGCAAGCTAAGAAGTTAGGCATTGGTGGTGGTGTCATAATTAATAAAGTTACTGATGGTATTGTAAAACAAAATACTAATTTGAAGGAAGGTTTTATTGTGTTTGCTATCAACAATAAATACATTAAGAGCAAAGATGATTTTGAACAAATTATAAAAGAAAGCAAAGGTGGTGGTGTGTTATTGCAAGGTAGATACGAAAACAGCAATGGCATTCAATATTATGCTTTTGGATACTAA
- a CDS encoding diaminopimelate epimerase codes for MYFKFYKYQGTGNDFVLIDNRNKLFPKDDVKLVAQLCDRKFGIGADGLMLLEHADDYAFRMVYYNADGKEGSMCGNGGRCIAKFSLDIGVVQEQNAKFIAIDGEHDFEYKNNLIKLKMIDVQKIDSYNGDFVLNTGSPHYVKFVNTVELDDFVDVAKAIRYNNDFKEKGINVNFISDDGNTIKIRTYERGVEDETLSCGTGNVAAALCIAQQKNINAGSVALETRGGTLNVYFSKIDNQYTDIWLEGKATKVFEGEIEI; via the coding sequence ATGTATTTTAAATTTTATAAATATCAAGGTACTGGAAACGACTTTGTATTAATTGATAATAGGAATAAGCTTTTTCCAAAAGATGATGTGAAGCTAGTTGCACAACTATGCGATAGAAAATTTGGAATAGGCGCAGATGGATTGATGTTGCTTGAGCATGCTGATGATTACGCATTCCGAATGGTGTATTATAATGCAGATGGCAAAGAAGGTAGTATGTGTGGCAATGGTGGAAGATGTATTGCAAAATTTTCTTTAGATATTGGTGTAGTGCAAGAGCAAAATGCCAAATTTATTGCTATTGATGGCGAACACGATTTTGAATATAAAAACAATCTAATAAAACTTAAAATGATTGATGTTCAAAAGATAGATAGTTATAATGGTGATTTTGTATTAAATACTGGTTCGCCACATTATGTAAAATTTGTAAATACAGTAGAGTTGGATGATTTTGTAGATGTAGCAAAAGCTATTAGATACAATAATGATTTTAAAGAAAAAGGAATCAATGTCAATTTTATTTCTGATGATGGCAATACTATAAAAATTAGAACTTATGAAAGAGGCGTAGAAGACGAAACACTATCCTGTGGAACAGGAAATGTGGCTGCAGCTTTGTGTATTGCACAACAAAAAAATATCAATGCAGGCTCCGTTGCTTTAGAAACAAGAGGTGGAACTTTAAATGTTTATTTTTCAAAGATAGATAATCAGTACACAGATATCTGGTTGGAAGGAAAGGCAACAAAAGTATTTGAAGGAGAAATAGAAATATAA